A window of Ictidomys tridecemlineatus isolate mIctTri1 chromosome 1, mIctTri1.hap1, whole genome shotgun sequence contains these coding sequences:
- the Tlx3 gene encoding T-cell leukemia homeobox protein 3 — MTQSLSGPRTLGKVSVRREAPGAPWPRGNGDPAASPPSPAQPFRPPRMEAPASAQTPHPHEPISFGIDQILNSPDQDSAPAPRGPDGASYLGGPPGGRPGATYPSLPASFAGLGAPFEDAGSYSVNLSLAPAGVIRVPAHRPLPGAVPPPLPSALPAMPSVPTVSSLGGLNFPWMESSRRFVKDRFTAAAALTPFTVTRRIGHPYQNRTPPKRKKPRTSFSRVQICELEKRFHRQKYLASAERAALAKSLKMTDAQVKTWFQNRRTKWRRQTAEEREAERQQASRLMLQLQHDAFQKSLNDSIQPDPLCLHNSSLFALQNLQPWEEDSSKVPAVTSLV; from the exons ATGACACAGAGCCTGTCGGGCCCGCGCACTCTTGGCAAAGTTTCAGTGCGACGAGAGGCGCCGGGCGCTCCATGGCCGCGCGGTAACGGGGATCCAGCCGCCTCcccgcccagcccagcccagcccttccGCCCGCCCAGGATGGAGGCGCCCGCCAGCGCGCAGACCCCGCACCCGCACGAGCCCATCAGTTTCGGCATCGACCAGATCCTCAATAGCCCGGACCAGGACAGCGCACCTGCCCCTCGGGGCCCCGACGGCGCCAGCTACCTGGGAGGGCCCCCCGGGGGCCGTCCGGGCGCCACGTACCCGTCTTTGCCCGCCTCTTTTGCCGGCCTCGGCGCTCCTTTCGAGGACGCGGGATCTTACAGTGTCAACCTGAGCCTAGCGCCCGCCGGCGTAATCCGGGTGCCAGCGCACAGGCCGCTGCCCGGGGCCGTGCCGCCGCCTCTGCCAAGCGCGCTGCCCGCCATGCCCTCCGTGCCCACTGTCTCCAGCCTGGGTGGTCTCAATTTCCCCTGGATGGAGAGCAGCCGCCGCTTTGTGAAAGACCGCTTCACAG CGGCGGCCGCGCTCACGCCCTTCACGGTGACACGGCGCATCGGCCACCCCTACCAGAACCGGACGCCGCCCAAGCGCAAGAAGCCTCGGACGTCCTTTTCCCGGGTGCAGATCTGCGAGCTGGAAAAGCGTTTCCATCGCCAGAAGTACCTGGCCTCGGCCGAGAGGGCGGCGCTCGCCAAGTCCCTCAAAATGACGGACGCGCAGGTCAAGACCTGGTTCCAAAACCGGAGGACCAAGTGGCG GCGGCAGACGGCGGAGGAGCGGGAGGCGGAGCGGCAGCAGGCGAGCCGGCTCATGCTGCAGCTGCAACACGACGCCTTCCAAAAGAGCCTCAACGACTCCATCCAGCCCGACCCGCTCTGTCTGCACAACTCGTCGCTCTTTGCTCTGCAGAATCTGCAACCCTGGGAGGAGGATAGTTCCAAGGTCCCCGCCGTCACCTCGCTGGTGTGA